A region of the Lepidochelys kempii isolate rLepKem1 chromosome 24, rLepKem1.hap2, whole genome shotgun sequence genome:
AAGGTTGCCCCCATCTCTGGGTTAGCCTGCAGGCACTTGCGGGGGGGTCTTCTTTGTATTGTCTCTGGGTGACAGACCTGGTCTAGGCTGAGTCTCCCCCATTCCAGGCAGAGTGAGGCTTTAACTTTCTAGCACCATTTGGAAAGTGGAAAACTAACCCTGCGTTTCCTGGCTTTTCaccttttgttttctgtcttttggaCTTAACTCTGAACATTCTTGGGAGGATTAAGTTGCCCCCCACGTCTCCTGGTTTCCCAGCAATTGAGTTCCTGGACTTCAGCTCTCGTGTTCCAGAAGGGACGTAATGGCCACATGGCTGCAACCTTATCTGCACCTTAGCCATGTAATCTGTGTACCAACCGTACAGGCTGGGTGAGACATCTCCAACTGGTGCCAAACAGCAGCTCCTGAGCTACAGAGCAAGTGTAGTCAGGATTTAAACCACCTTTGCTCAAACTTTTGCGACTCTAAAGTCCACTCAGGGCTCAGTGTTTGCACTGTATTATTGTGCAGGAcctctttggggtgggggttcGGATCGCTTGGCTGCTTTAACTGCTGTGCAGTGTTGTATGTTGCGCTCTTAAAGAGCCGGTTACATGTGTCTCTTGGCTGCAGGCTGACCCTGTAATACAATGTCCCTCGGTGAGTCTCTGGCAGCCGGGATTGAACGCTGGACCTCTGGGTAGAAAAGCATGAGGCTCTACTGCCTGCGCTAAAAGCCCCACATTGGAGCAGGCTCATAAATGGCCCTGCCACCACTAGGGGTGATAGAGCACCCCACCAAGTGGGCGGGGGTTACAGGCTCCATGTGACAAATGGACATTTATTATTTGCAAAAAAACTCTTAAGACCCCCCAGTATTTGCTCTTCTGTGTTGACTGTTGCAGGATTGCAGCTACCAGTCAATCAGTAACAAGACCTGGTGATGCCCATGAGTCAGCAGCAGCGTGAGGTGTTTGCTGCTTATGGAAGGGAGTTGGCCAGCCCAGACCGATGGTTGTAGTGGTCCGTTTCTCACCGCAGGGATGGGTCTTGGAAGGAGACCCATGTTCTTGAatcttccccattttacagagaggaagTGCTTTGCCCGGAGTTGCTGAGTGAGTCAGTGTCAACTCTAAGAGTAGAACCTAGGCCCCACACCTCCTTTTTGCCCCCTGCCTAGGAGAAGCATGTCTCACACAAGCATGATCAAGTGTGGTATGAGATGATAAAACTTCCCTTACTGAGCGCATGACCCACAGGGAAACTGCTGCCTTGACAACACACATCTTAGCTTGTttcccatttctctctctttgacAGGGCGTTTTTCTGGCTAGTTTCCCTGCTGCTGGCCTCTTTGATCTGGTTCATTTCAGTGCAGCTCAGCGATCGGGAGGACTCCAGGCTGCAGTATGGCCTCCTCGTTTTTGGGGCCGCGGTTTCGGTGCTGCTGCAGGAGGCGTTTCGATTTGCCTACTTCAAGCTACTCAAGTAAGCGAACCCCTCTAGGAGCAGACTGTTTCCCCCTGTGTGAAATGGGGCTGCCCTCCTGGGTAAGGTGCtgtgagatctgctgatgaaaagagTTAGGCAGTATTATTAGAAACCGTGGGTGGCACCTGATTGTCGAACCCTCTCCCAAGTGTTGCCCCTGTGTCTTCCTTGTAGATATGATCCATTAGCTGCTCTTTTTCTCTGCCACTTGCTTGATAAATACCACCTCCCCCTGTATGCCGCCAGCCCCCCTTCCAGTTCATCTCCTGCTTCAAACCCATCAGCCATTCTCTTCTTTCTCTGACCCCCAGGAAAGCCGACGAAGGCTTGGCGACGCTCAGTGAGGATGGGCAGTCTCCCATCTCCCTCAAGCAGATGGCCTATGGTGAGTCAGCTGCTGGGCAAGGGCctgtgcttcccctccccccacgtaAATGACTGACCCCTCCACGCACCGTTTCAGACATGCCCTGCAGCAGGCCTAGGGTGCCCAGATATCACGGTGATGGGGTGATACAAGAATTGGAAcagagcagccaggagctgctgaCTCTGTGCTGCAATCGCTGGCTGGCAGTCATGCTTCCATCTGTTAACTTCTGCCACTTACCAGTAGCCTTGGCGCGTACTTAAGATGCATCTTCCTCCCCTTGCCggtcccatcccctccctgccccagaacGTATTGGGCACAGCCCTGCGATGCACTGAATTCTCCAGGCATCTCCGGATGGTAAGTCTGTCTCCTCACCTCCTGGGAAAGCAGGGGTAGCGTGGAAGATGCTGGGGGACTCCCCGGCGCTTGTCAAATGAGTCCAAAGCTAGTTGTGATGCTCTGCATAGCCGTTGGTAACTTCAGCGCTGTTGGACGATATACTCTTCCTCCTCCTAGTGTCGGGGCTGTCCTTCGGGATCATCAGTGGGGTCTTCTCGGTCATTAACATCCTGGCGGACTCCATAGGGCCAGGCATCGTAGGGATCCATGGGGATTCGCCTTATTACTTCATCACGTCAGGTAAGGCAGGAGCCCCTGTGTGCTTGGGAATGAAGGGATCGCTCCTGCCCTGATGCCATTCATTGGGTTGGTCAAACACAGCCGGAGGAACCAGCTTTCCCTCCAGCTGTAGATGATCAGATACAACCAGAACCAGAGGAGACTGTTGGGGCATGATGCAAGGCTGCCCCGTCCCTCCCTGTCAGCCAAGAGCTAAATATAACACCACAGTAGCATCCATCTTGGGAGGCAGTGCCgtctactggttagagcaggaaACTGGGAGTGTAGAGAGCTATTGTTAATCCTGGCCCCGTTGAAGTAAACGGTAAACCTCCTTCATTGGGGTTTTAGTCCCGGCTCTGCTACTGATCTTGGTGTGACCTTGGGCCCTCACTAAAAATGTGACTACCTGCTGGTGGGGCTCTGAATCTTGATGACTAGCATGTGTCTTGAGAGCCCTGGATGAAAGGGGCTAGAAAAGGGTTATCGTTACATAGCCTGGAGGAACCGCTTGTGGCTACAGCTGTGAATCCTTCTTCCAAATGAGATGTGACACCTAGGTCCTCTTTGTTTAGGGTCGCTAATGATCCTTATAAAGACTGGGATGTTAGTCTGAAATTTATCCCCTTTCCCAACTTCAGATTCCACTGGTGAAACTATTCCCACCTCCTCCTATAAAAGCTTTTTGTGTGGGGTGGCTGCTGggctccactccagaggtggctgcatttcagtagccATGCACATACCTGTCTGCAAAACCCTTCGGGATCCTCCAGGCAGAAAGATGCTATAGAAGTGGGGAGAGGGTGGTAACATGTTGCTGTTGTGAAGGTTTGGGGTGCTGACACCTCACTGGTCTGACCCCCCGCACCCCCCTCTCCTGCCAGCATTCCTGACCATGGCCGTCGTCTTCCTACACACGTTCTGGGGGGTGATCTTCTTTGACGCCTGCGAGAGGCGGCGGTATTGGTCCCTGGCGCTGGTGGTGGCCAGTCACCTCATCACGTCTGGGTTGGTGAGTGGGGCTGAAGTTGTTGCTCGATAGAGAGGCGATCGGATCCGACAGCCAGCAGTGTGGGGCTGGCTAGCCCTACCCTGGCCTTTGCAGGGGAGAGGATGGGAGCCTGGGGTCGTGGGAAATGGGATAGTCCAGGCTTCAGTCTGCTGAAATGTCACACAGGCTCATTCAGGGCTAGTCACTCCctgttctgcccctccccctgcggTGGCTGATCCTGACAGCTTGTGAGGGGTGGGAGCGTAAGCAGTGTTAATAAAGGACTTAAGGATCCCAAAGGCCCCTTGCAAGGGGCTCTGTATTATCCACTAAGCTCCTCATGGTGAAACCGCTGGGCAGAAGTTGCAGGAGGGATCAGCATTGCTCTGCTCAGACAGAGGAGGGAATGCTGCCTGTCTGTCCCAAAGACTTAGAGAGCCTGGACCGGGGGCAGTCGCTGGGACTGGGTGCCAGGGCTCTGCAGGCAGACGGAAGGCAGCGGCCCTTCTGACCTCACTCTCCCTCCTTCGCTCCTAGACGTTCCTGAATCCCTGGTACCAGGCCAGCCTCGTCCCCATTTACATCATCACCATCTCCATGGGCGTCTGGGCCTTCTTCACGGCTGGAGGCTCCTTGCACAACGTCCTCACCTGCCTCTCCTGTAAGGATCTAGCCAGCCGGCCCCCtcgtgggagggtggggggcgtTTGGCAGTACGGCAGTCACTGAAAGTGCTGGAGAGTGACACTAACCTACTCGGGAGACTCCCTTGGCCTAAGGTGCTTTGGGGGGCAGTGGCATAtggacagcagcagctcccagttgGCCGGATACACACAACATCCCACCTAATGACCCGCTCCAAGACAATTGGCTTGAAATGATGTGAGATAAGAAGGCCTCGGAGACCCTGATCCTGCCTGGCCTGCAGCGGGAGGGGGAAGCAAGTGGGATGGGATTAGTCGGGAATTTCCACCAGATCCCAGACTGCTCCACCCTTGActtctggtgggggggggctATTCCCCCCCCCCGGAGTGCTGGCTGTCTCTTGTGGTAGCTGGGTGGTGTATGGCAACAGAGACTCCCAGCCAGGTGCTGAGGCTGGGGTTGCCCAGACGCCGCTCCATCGCTAACCGTCTAAACGCGGTGGTGGGGAAACAGCCCTGGTAGGTCCAAGTCATCCTCCAGTCCCACGAGCTGGTAGAGAACATgcagcctctgccctggccctgagAGACATTCGCTCTCCATTGGCCAGCTCAGTCCTTGCTCTCGCTGCTGAGACCCCCAGCGAGGAGACTGGTGTGGGCCACGTAGTGCCGGTGGCATGCAGCCTCCCCTCTTAGGGCACAGACTGTGGctgatctccagcctcctgcaGAAGCTGGATTCGAACCTGTGAGCCAGAAGTAGAAGGGTATGAAACCTTTAAGCCACCCAAGCGGCTTCATGTGTTCTCCATTGCTGTCTGGCTCAGCCAGGCCCCCCGCTGCTGGGGACTGCCTGAGTTACTGACTTTTGCCCTTCCCTTGCAGGTAAACAGGAGGAAGAGAACCGAGTGATGCTGTACTCTGCGCTGCAGGTCCCCGTCGAGGACTGAGCCCCTCCTCAGGCCAGCACCTGCCTGCCAGAGACATCCAGGGAAGACCAATACCCCAAGTGCCCTGTTCTCTGCggctgggagcagcctgggaCTCGCCCTCCCCATGGCAGGAGCTGGGGCATGGGACTCAGAGCAGATCACCCTGTTCACGGGGCTGGGCAGCTGTGCTGGTGGAGGCGCGGCTGGGATTGCGAAGCCCTGGGGGGCCCTGGCAGTCTCTGTGCTGTGGATTCAGGGGCCTGGGGCACTGCCGGAGTTTCTTTCCCTCCTGTCAGCTGCAAAGGACTGAAGCTCTGACCGGGCCTCTTGAACTCGAACCTGCCCAGAATCGGACTCATGGCAGGTCTTGCAAACTCTGCTCCCCCCTTTCCCTGTACAAACGTCGCCCGCTTCGGAGGCGAATTGTCCCGCGGCTCCTCTGTCTGACTGGGCTGCAGCAGAGGGTGCTGGAAAGTCCTGTCTGGAGGCACTGACGACTCGCTTTTGAAATGGTCCTTTATTGGCATCTGTTTATCTGCATCTCTGATACTGTAGGGTCTGGGTTAGCGCCTCGGTTGGCAGAGCAGCGAGCCCATCTGGCTGCCCgcctcctgccctggggccacGAAGGGCCCTCTGAActctcagccctgccccagggtTTGTGGTAGTGAGAACAGCTGTGGCGTTTCTGTGCTTGCCACGACGCCAGTGTGACCGGCTCAGCTGGGAACTCGCCCGCTGGCAAAGGTTGGCCTGCTTTGGGGAGGGCTCAGTTGGAATGGAACTCTAAAAGGATGGggtgctccccccccaccccacgagGTGCGACCAACCCTGCTAACTTCCATCCAGTGGCAGCTGG
Encoded here:
- the APH1A gene encoding gamma-secretase subunit APH-1A isoform X1 yields the protein MGATVFFGCTFVAFGPAFSLFLLTVAGDPLRIIILVAGAFFWLVSLLLASLIWFISVQLSDREDSRLQYGLLVFGAAVSVLLQEAFRFAYFKLLKKADEGLATLSEDGQSPISLKQMAYVSGLSFGIISGVFSVINILADSIGPGIVGIHGDSPYYFITSAFLTMAVVFLHTFWGVIFFDACERRRYWSLALVVASHLITSGLTFLNPWYQASLVPIYIITISMGVWAFFTAGGSLHNVLTCLSCKQEEENRVMLYSALQVPVED
- the APH1A gene encoding gamma-secretase subunit APH-1A isoform X2, whose product is MATWLQPYLHLSHVICVPTVQAGAFFWLVSLLLASLIWFISVQLSDREDSRLQYGLLVFGAAVSVLLQEAFRFAYFKLLKKADEGLATLSEDGQSPISLKQMAYVSGLSFGIISGVFSVINILADSIGPGIVGIHGDSPYYFITSAFLTMAVVFLHTFWGVIFFDACERRRYWSLALVVASHLITSGLTFLNPWYQASLVPIYIITISMGVWAFFTAGGSLHNVLTCLSCKQEEENRVMLYSALQVPVED